A window of Fusarium oxysporum Fo47 chromosome II, complete sequence genomic DNA:
TCCACACCAAAACACTTTGCCCCCCAGCCAGGGCATCCTCCTTCGACTTGCCTTGGATTGGGGCTCAACCTAGACCTGACATTGTCGCGATCCATCACAATCCATCGTTTTCATCCCACACGTACCTCTGTCGCAGTTCGCTGCATCACCGATCGCGACTTGCGaatcgcatcgcatcgcaaCTCAACCtgcaacgcaacgcaacgcaacgtAACGATTCCTCACACAGCCTCGCGTGCGCATCGCGAAACTCTGATTGATCGACTGCGCATCCTGTACCGGACACATTAACCCCCCAAAACCGTCGTCGCATTGTTGCTTGTCGAGCACATGGGTTCTCAAGCTTGATTACCACCGGCCGTCCGACTATAACACACTCCCTGCTCTCTCGGGTGTTTAGCTTTGTTCTGTCTGCCATTCAGGCGCTAGACCATCAATCACCATGGATCAGAACGGCTATAACTCCTCGGTGCTGCAGCGGCCACCACATAgagaagatggtggagatgatgaCCGAGACTCCCGTCcgcatcaccatcatcatcaccaccatcatcaccatcaccacaaCAATAGGCGCGACGGTGACTCAGCTGGACCTGGGCCTATAGTTGGAGAAATGGCGACAGCCTCATCGAATGCAGGCGGCGCGAATGTGCATCAGCACTCCACCTTTAGCCTGCGCTCACCCAAGTCAGAATACCGTCCTCCTCCCTTTACATCTCCCAACGGCCATAGCCATAGTCATAGCCACAGCCATCAAAACACTCCAAGTGCCGGCCATTCCCTTCAATCCCCGCCTCGTCCAGCATTGCCCAATCCCTACATGTCATCGTCCACGGGCGCACCCGGCGGCCCCGTCGCTCCATCACTTCCACCTCCTGTAGGCCtcaactcatcatcacctggATCGTCAGCAGCAGGActtcatcagcagcagcatcatcgtcaacctcCAGCACCACCGCCTGCTGGTCCTCCGCCCGTGTCGCCGCTGCACCCTCCTGTTGCATACTACCCTCCCGGGTCGAACCACGACATTTATATACCGCGTGAAACCAAACCTGCATCGCGAGGTTTTTACGACCCTACAACTGATACAACGAAGGAAAGTCGAGTTTCTGACGCGGCGACGCCTGGAGCCTCCTGGCAcaacgccaacgccaacgccaacgcGCCCCCGGTTGGCACTCCAAAGGTAAGGGGGGCAAATCCACTCTTTTTTTGTCTTTGActctcgtctcgtctcgcCCGGACACgatttgattgattgcaCCCGACGTCCCTTGATTTTCCTCTTCCCCATCATCCTTCAATTCTATCTTGATCATCGAGATCTTCACCCATCACGCCCAGGCCATCAATGCCTGTTCCCTTCCCTTACTCTTATCGAGCTTAATTTCCCGTCAAACTGTCACTATCGCAACACCTTTTaatttcatcatcaccctTAACTCCGTCGCACAACATCCTTCTGCTCCGACCAAGACCTAAATAACCACAAAGCTTGCTGACGTGGAGCtaatttttcttttcttacaCAACAGACTCGCGATCCGTACCCTTATTCGCAATCTGCCGAACAAAGTACTCCTTCATATTACAACGGCTCTTATACATCTCCACGAGATCCATCATACAGTCGACCGCGAAGTCCAGTGTCACATTCGCATCAGAATCCACCAGCTGGATCTCTCAGCCCTCCGGGGCGACAACCTCTACTCGCTTCTCCAAGTGCGAGACATGGTGCTACGGCCAACATGACTTCTTCTACTAACGGGGCTTCTGCCCTCACACCTTACAAGTCTGATCTTGCAGCTCCATCGCCACCAAAGCCGGCATCGGCAAGCGTAGGTGCTAACCAATATACAGAATGTTCATTTGTACTAATACCATTGCAGACATCAAGAGCAAACCCAATGTCTTTTGACAGCATCCTCTCTAGCTCTGAGCCCGCTCGAAAACCTAAAGAACAATCTCCTCTGATTTCACGAGAAGTCGAACCAGAAATCAAGCAAGAGCGAGATTCTAGACGTGATCGAGAACCGAAGCACGACTCGCGGGAATCAAAGCAGACAAAACGCTCCCTAGAGCCCGAAGCGGATCACGACACAGAGGTGGAAAAAGATGTCGAGACTGAGCCCGAACCTTTCCCTGGTAGagataaagaaagagagCCTCCTGTCAAGAAGCGAGGAGGTCGAAAGTCAACAAAAGGCCGTGCTTCTGATATACGAGATGCCGCTACGCCTAAGAATGGTCGCAGATTATCGATCAAGAAGGAATCGCCAACACCTCGACTTCCCGCTAAGCGACAAGCAAATGGCCTGCCCAAGCCAAAGACTTGGTCAGCAGaaatggagaagaagattcaGAACGCTGAGACACAGATTGACAACAGAGCTTCAAATCTGGAACCCGATGAATTTGATCAGCAGCAATACAAGGAGCGAGCTCAGAAGCGACGACGCGTAATGGATCAACTCGACCTGGAACATGGTCTCTCCCGGCGTGCCGCTTTTGCGACTTCAACCGGCAAGAAGCTCGTACTCCATGCAGAGCTCGGTAAACGACGCTATGACGATGTGTTCTACGACGAAGCACTCCATGAGGTCCGCGAACAAGAAGTTTACGCCGAAAAGGAGCGCAAGAAGGATATGCAGCGCAAGCGACGTCGTGAGAAGTCAATGGCTGTTACCATGGAACAGAAAGAGGCAGCTCTGGCTCGCgccgaggctgctgaagaCGAAACCGAACGGCAGAAACATCTTCGAGATGCTGAACGCGCCAGTAAGAAGGCACAGCAGACGAAACTCATTCTCCAGAAGGGCATCAAGGGTCCTGCCCGTAATTTGGAGCTTAACCTGGAGGGTGGCACTATGTCTTCATTCCAGGCTTCTGATGTGGAATCTGGGGAAGCAGGTACACCATCTGGCAAGCGAAAGGGCAAGGGTCGTAGCGGACCCCGTCTCAAGAAGTCCAAGGAGCAAAAGCAAGCCGAAAAGGATTCTGCTGAGGCTGCCCAAGCTGCTCTCGATGCTGGAGAGGAACTCCCAaccaaagaagaaaaccGCGTTCgaatcaagatcaagaaatCCAAGAAAGATCCTTCTGCTGAGACGGAGAAAGACAAGGACGACGGCGATAAGACCGAAGACGAGCCTGTCGAGAAGAaaagcaagaagagcaaagacaaagacaaggagAAGGTCGATGACATTCCCGACAACGAGAAGCGGTTCATGTCTAAGGGCTACAATCAAATTTACGACCAGATTTGGCGAGATATGGCTCGTAAAGATGTCAACAAGACCTTCAAGCTTGCCGTGGACTCTTATGCCACAAAAGCCTCAAATCTTAAAAAGACAGCCATCTTGGCATCGAAGGAAGCAAAGCGCTGGCAATTACGGACAAACAAGGGTACCAAAGATCTCCAAGCTCGAGCAAAGCGTGTTATGCGTGACATGATGGGCTTTTGGAAGCGTAACGAGCGAGAAGAACGAGATCTCCGcaaggctgctgagaagcAGGAGATCGAGAATGCccgaaaagaagaagccgacCGTGAGGCCGCCCGTCAAAAGAGAAAGCTTAACTTCCTTATCTCGCAAACTGAGCTGTATTCTCACTTTATcggcaagaagatcaagactGATGAGGTGGAACGAAGTACCGACAACCCGGATGTCGCCAAGGACGCCCATCAGATTGACCAGCAGAAACTCGACATCGATGAGCCGACAGGACCAGTCACTGGTAAGGTTACCAACTTCGAGAACCTTGACTTCGAGGAGGGCAGCGAAGAGGCTCTCCGTGCTGCTGCTATGGCCAATGCTCAGAATGCCATCGCTGAGGCGCAGAAGAAGGCCCGTGACTTCAACAACCAGGGTCTTGAcatggatgaagagggcgagATGAACTTCCAGAACCCCACAGGGCTGGGCGACGTCGAGATCGAACAACCGAAGCTTATCAATGCCCAACTCAAGGAATACCAGCTCAAGGGTCTCAACTGGCTTGTCAATTTGTACGAGCAGGGTATCAACGGCATTTTGGCAGACGAAATGGGTCTCGGAAAGACTGTTCAGTCCATCTCCGTCATGGCTTACCTGGCTGAGAAGCACGACATTTGGGGACCCTTCCTTGTTGTTGCTCCTGCTTCTACTCTGCACAACTGGCAGCAGGAAATTGCCAAGTTCGTCCCCGAGTTCAAAATTCTTCCATACTGGGGTGGCGCCAATGACCGAAAGGTTCTCCGAAAGTTCTGGGATCGCAAGCACACGACATATCGAAAGGACGCCCCTTTCCACGTTTGTGTTACTTCGTATCAGCTGGTCGTGTCTGATGTCGCCTACTttcagaagatgagatggcAATACATgattcttgatgaagcccAAGCCATCAAGAGTTCTCAAAGTTCTCGATGGAAGGCATTACTCAACTTCCACTGCCGAAACCGCTTGCTTCTCACTGGTACACCCATCCAGAACAACATGCAAGAACTTTGGGCACTTCTCCATTTCATCATGCCGTCGCTCTTCGACTCACACGACGAATTCAGCGAATGGTTCTCCAAGGATATTGAGTCTCACGCACAAAGTAATACCAAGCTTAACGAGGACCAGCTCAAGCGTCTGCACATGATTCTCAAGCCTTTCATGCTTCGTCGTGTCAAGAAGCATGTGCAGAAGGAGCTCGgtgacaagattgagatggaTATCTTCTGTGATCTCACTTACAGACAACGCGCGTATTACAGTAATCTTCGAAACCAGATTAACATTATGGATCTCGTCGAAAAGGCTACCATGGGCGATGACCAAGATTCAGGTACACTAATGAACTTGGTCATGCAGTTCCGAAAGGTCTGTAACCATCCCGATCTCTTCGAGCGCGCCGAGGTCAATTCACCATTTGCTTGCGCCTACTTTGCCGAGACCGCGTCTTTCGTCCGTGAGGGTAGCGAAGTTGCCGTGGGTTATTCAAGTCGCAACTTGATTGAATACGAGCTCCCCCGCCTTATC
This region includes:
- a CDS encoding SNF2 family N-terminal domain-containing protein, translating into MDQNGYNSSVLQRPPHREDGGDDDRDSRPHHHHHHHHHHHHHNNRRDGDSAGPGPIVGEMATASSNAGGANVHQHSTFSLRSPKSEYRPPPFTSPNGHSHSHSHSHQNTPSAGHSLQSPPRPALPNPYMSSSTGAPGGPVAPSLPPPVGLNSSSPGSSAAGLHQQQHHRQPPAPPPAGPPPVSPLHPPVAYYPPGSNHDIYIPRETKPASRGFYDPTTDTTKESRVSDAATPGASWHNANANANAPPVGTPKTRDPYPYSQSAEQSTPSYYNGSYTSPRDPSYSRPRSPVSHSHQNPPAGSLSPPGRQPLLASPSARHGATANMTSSTNGASALTPYKSDLAAPSPPKPASASTSRANPMSFDSILSSSEPARKPKEQSPLISREVEPEIKQERDSRRDREPKHDSRESKQTKRSLEPEADHDTEVEKDVETEPEPFPGRDKEREPPVKKRGGRKSTKGRASDIRDAATPKNGRRLSIKKESPTPRLPAKRQANGLPKPKTWSAEMEKKIQNAETQIDNRASNLEPDEFDQQQYKERAQKRRRVMDQLDLEHGLSRRAAFATSTGKKLVLHAELGKRRYDDVFYDEALHEVREQEVYAEKERKKDMQRKRRREKSMAVTMEQKEAALARAEAAEDETERQKHLRDAERASKKAQQTKLILQKGIKGPARNLELNLEGGTMSSFQASDVESGEAGTPSGKRKGKGRSGPRLKKSKEQKQAEKDSAEAAQAALDAGEELPTKEENRVRIKIKKSKKDPSAETEKDKDDGDKTEDEPVEKKSKKSKDKDKEKVDDIPDNEKRFMSKGYNQIYDQIWRDMARKDVNKTFKLAVDSYATKASNLKKTAILASKEAKRWQLRTNKGTKDLQARAKRVMRDMMGFWKRNEREERDLRKAAEKQEIENARKEEADREAARQKRKLNFLISQTELYSHFIGKKIKTDEVERSTDNPDVAKDAHQIDQQKLDIDEPTGPVTGKVTNFENLDFEEGSEEALRAAAMANAQNAIAEAQKKARDFNNQGLDMDEEGEMNFQNPTGLGDVEIEQPKLINAQLKEYQLKGLNWLVNLYEQGINGILADEMGLGKTVQSISVMAYLAEKHDIWGPFLVVAPASTLHNWQQEIAKFVPEFKILPYWGGANDRKVLRKFWDRKHTTYRKDAPFHVCVTSYQLVVSDVAYFQKMRWQYMILDEAQAIKSSQSSRWKALLNFHCRNRLLLTGTPIQNNMQELWALLHFIMPSLFDSHDEFSEWFSKDIESHAQSNTKLNEDQLKRLHMILKPFMLRRVKKHVQKELGDKIEMDIFCDLTYRQRAYYSNLRNQINIMDLVEKATMGDDQDSGTLMNLVMQFRKVCNHPDLFERAEVNSPFACAYFAETASFVREGSEVAVGYSSRNLIEYELPRLIWRKGGRINKAGPDSQVAGWKNQALNHMMNVWSPDNIRESCDGSKAFSWLRFADTSPYEAYEATHQSLIVRAAKELQKRDRLGYMNVAYSDTEDQNYTPAHALFQIRARQNRKPLADITSEGILTQLMNVAQSDYNESGLGRLEPAGRPRASAPPIQVSCRSWGSEAERSEALFNAPIRKILYGPTVFEEKALVEKKLPMELWPTREMLPKPDHEKKGFTNISVPSMRRFVTDSGKLAKLDELLFKLKSEGHRVLLYFQMTRMIDMMEEYLTYRNYKYCRLDGSTKLEDRRDTVHDFQTRPEIFIFLLSTRAGGLGINLTSADTVIFYDSDWNPTIDSQAMDRAHRLGQTKQVTVYRLITRGTIEERIRKRAMQKEEVQRVVIQGGGASVDFSGRRAPENRNRDIAMWLADDEQAEMIERREKELLESGELEKQQKKKGGKRRKAENTASLDEMYHEGEGNFDDGSKGLSGTATPATAATPGDSDSKGKKGRKGTKRAKTAKQRLAIADGMME